Part of the Candidatus Delongbacteria bacterium genome, CGCTGGATGAGCGGCGCGAGACCTTTGAACCCACCCTCTGGGAGGACGCCAACGACGGCGACCGTGTGATCCAGCTCTGGTTTCCGGGCGTGCACAGCGACGTGGGAGGTGGATACGCCGAAACCGGGCTCTCCGATGGTGCGCTGAGCTGGATGATCGAGCAGGCCCGCACGCTGGGGCTGGAGTTTCGTCCCGGCATGCTGAAACAGATCCATCCGGACCCGCGTGGTGTGCTGCATGACAGCGCCACGGGTGTGTTCAGTCACCTGCGGTCTCGCCCACGCTCGATTCCCGATCTGAACGGATCTGCCGACTCACTCCTGCATGCCAGCGTGATCGATCGGCGCGAGGATCCCCCGATTTCCCAGGCGCCCTACCGTCCCAGCCGTCGCCTGGACGCGGGGCAGAGCATCGAGCTGACCGTCTGGGCCAACGAGCGCTGGAATGCGTCCGAGTTGTTCCTGGAAGCGGGTGTGCCGCTGGAATTGACGGCCAGCGGCCAATGGCTTGACCGCAAGGTTGCCTGTGGCCCCGCGGGGACCAGCGATGGCAAGTTCCAGGTGGCCGAGCTGGCACACCTCGGAGGAGCGCTGATGGGCAAGCTGGAAGGCATGTTCAAGTCTCTCAGCAAGAATCGCCAAGCCGACTTCATCGCCACTCGCCGAGTTGAGAAGCAGCCCTGGATGTGTCTGCTGGGCATGCTGCTGCCCGCGCCAGACGCACTGGGGCAGGCAGTGGGCAAGGAGCCGGAACTGGTGGTGATAAAGGAAGGCGTGCGCTGGACACCCAGCGTGTCGGGCTATCTGTACACCTTTGCCAACGATGCCTGGCACTTCTATGGCAACAATCGCGGCAGCGTCCGGTTGCGGATCACACGCTCGGTCTGAGCATCGAGGGCCAAGGAGTCGACCCGGTCCGGAGGAGTCAGGTTCAGGACAGCGTGACACCTTCGGGCAGTGTTTCGACAACCATGTCCGCAAGGTCTTCCAGGGGCGTGTCCGGCGCCAGGACTTCAGCACGCAACCATCCGCGCAAGGATGACTCCGCCAGTTCCACCTCGACCCACAGATGGGTATCGCCTCCGAAGGCGAAGTGTCGGGACTGGATCACGCGCACCGCCTGGCCCGGAGCCAGTTCGGCACGGACCACGAATCCGTCGGGGCGATCGAGCATGGGCGAGTTGAACACCAGCGCGTGCTGATGTCTGGCTGTGACGACCGCCGGTCGCTGCAGTTCGGGTGGTGTGAATCGGATCTCAAGAAAGGCCAGGGCAAGCGCGAGCACAAAGATGCCGCCGACGACGACGAGGGGTTCCATGAGTACCTCCGTGGGGTG contains:
- a CDS encoding DUF2235 domain-containing protein, which gives rise to MRDLIVCCDGTWNTPEQMDQGVPVPTNVVRLYNSLAERTSTGREQLRYYHPGVGTEGGWVQRLKEGGIGDGLARNIQSAYRWLAGNWQPGDRIFLFGFSRGAYTVRSLAGMLGTCGLADLRGCEEGVLWKRVETVFTQGYRKGRPAADWGKEWVFHEPVPGDRRIPIELVGVWDTVGALGIPDDMALLNVFDDRNQYTFHDTRLGASIRHARHAIALDERRETFEPTLWEDANDGDRVIQLWFPGVHSDVGGGYAETGLSDGALSWMIEQARTLGLEFRPGMLKQIHPDPRGVLHDSATGVFSHLRSRPRSIPDLNGSADSLLHASVIDRREDPPISQAPYRPSRRLDAGQSIELTVWANERWNASELFLEAGVPLELTASGQWLDRKVACGPAGTSDGKFQVAELAHLGGALMGKLEGMFKSLSKNRQADFIATRRVEKQPWMCLLGMLLPAPDALGQAVGKEPELVVIKEGVRWTPSVSGYLYTFANDAWHFYGNNRGSVRLRITRSV